A stretch of Fusarium poae strain DAOMC 252244 chromosome 2, whole genome shotgun sequence DNA encodes these proteins:
- a CDS encoding hypothetical protein (TransMembrane:4 (i165-183o195-212i232-249o255-272i)) gives MNARPLHNKIQAEACRRGSWWHNEAIPTESGRVTEIQSPTTWIRLGITSRIIRESKQIERNTILAMSAQTAGEELFPALESLSRVIAPHFKTIIFIALVFNQTPIFPDVQSLIISQLSNPLVLIVALYFGAIWSLPNGQENNDSTWSSLLGPFYALKTVSTSVGTYLKVGSLLALAYHLSVYYNVSLPLEPWEQYLFIAISIVTSIFAYLFAPISKIYGPLRFCYLEHAQTYWLLLNWWSLTAVLPFFSPSLLPIVIFGLISVTVGTWVHMYSSYREKVRTITWTVSENAARAKAAAEEARDSGIIARKYEEQMINAAAEARRDAVHANSVKISDFYDCAARAWAALGEATAPAEDAIIKARRVIDAAVACEDAEKPDDKKKAENERLATYLRQSAENAHDRAREMVGFLRAAQASVRGSENAARQEAAARHSAEYIAEMASNTSKSLSDTVAGIQDAERRASWAGGAASRRAEEAVSMATNGEIEEAKKAVAASEAAYQVAEESAKVVREGLDAAQRVLQEWLQSSRKGL, from the exons ATGAATGCTAGACCACTACATAACAAGATTCAGGCTGAGGCCTGCCGACGTGGCAGCTGGTGGCACAATGAGGCCATCCCCACTGAGTCAGGCCGCGTCACAGAAATTCAGAGCCCGACGACATGGATCAGACTTGGAATAACATCGCGAATCATTCGCGAATCGAAGCAAATCGAACGCAAC ACAATTCTAGCCATGTCTGCACAAACTGCTGGTGAGGAATTGTTTCCCGCTTTGGAATCTCTGTCAAGAGTAATTGCACCTCACTTCAAGACTATCATCTTCATTGCCCTTGTATTTAACCAGACACCGATTTTTCCCGATGTACAAAGCCTGATTATATCCCAATTGTCCAATCCACTTGTCCTCATCGTTGCACTATACTTTGGTGCTATCTGGTCATTGCCAAATGGCCAAGAGAACAATGACAGCACATGGTCTTCACTGCTGGGACCGTTCTATGCTTTAAAGACTGTCTCTACTAGTGTTGGGACTTATCTGAAAG TTGGCTCGTTACTTGCCCTGGCTTATCATCTGTCCGTATACTACAACGTCTCCCTTCCTCTCGAACCATGGGAACAATATCTGTTCATCGCCATCTCTATTGTCACATCCATCTTTGCGTACCTCTTTGCCCCCATCAGTAAGATCTATGGGCCTCTTCGGTTCTGCTACCTTGAACATGCCCAAACATATTGGCTCCTCCTCAACTGGTGGTCCCTCACAGCTGTTCTTCCCTTCTTTTCGCCGTCACTGCTCCCCATTGTTATTTTCGGCCTAATTAGCGTGACTGTCGGCACATGGGTGCACATGTACTCGTCGTACCGCGAAAAGGTCCGCACTATCACATGGACAGTCTCCGAGAACGCCGCTAGAGCTAAGGCGGCGGCTGAGGAAGCCCGTGACTCCGGTATCATAGCGCGGAAGTACGAAGAACAAATGATCAATGCTGCAGCTGAAGCAAGACGTGATGCGGTACATGCCAACTCTGTTAAAATCTCCGACTTTTACGATTGCGCTGCTCGAGCTTGGGCTGCGCTTGGAGAAGCTACTGCCCCAGCTGAGGACGCCATCATTAAAGCACGAAGAGTTATTGATGCAGCCGTCGCTTGCGAAGATGCTGAGAAGCCggatgacaagaagaaggccgaaAATGAACGACTTGCCACTTACCTTCGACAATCTGCCGAGAATGCCCATGATAGAGCGAGGGAGATGGTGGGCTTTCTCCGAGCCGCACAAGCTTCAGTCAGAGGATCTGAAAATGCCGCACGACAAGAAGCAGCAGCGCGCCATAGCGCCGAGTACATCGCCGAGATGGCCTCCAATACATCAAAGTCCTTGAGTGATACCGTCGCCGGAATCCAGGATGCGGAGCGTAGAGCATCTTGGGCTGGTGGCGCCGCTTCGCGACGAGCTGAAGAAGCGGTCTCGATGGCTACCAATGGAGAGATTgaagaggccaagaaggctgtTGCTGCTTCGGAAGCTGCCTACCAAGTGGCTGAGGAGTCGGCCAAGGTGGTTCGTGAAGGGTTGGATGCTGCGCAGAGAGTTCTGCAGGAGTGGCTTCAGAGTAGTAGGAAGGGTCTATAG
- a CDS encoding hypothetical protein (TransMembrane:1 (o611-629i)) — translation MKFLHVDHPEFIILPRSSQPSPRTRTLQRNRNCMAEREESSPALEAHASDEGPPSKRQRGFIARQACEYCRQKKTRCDEDFPCGLCKSLGIQCKFTQRKATRNEASLGMIVNILRRIEGKIDDGKKQDSSNPPEAARILSTALRPFNPKSPANSSEVLGVPSFLLQRRDTVVESPSAATNDPSPAISFSAHQVLFWPALQAALPESVKLMCQMNGAVYSTRLEAARPKLPHATSADMSPDWLSKLSIATLKELSDVYFTTFNLATPILDQKTYFQRTLGVAIDGNFGICIESCIVLVVMALGLMGQRAMREAGFLPTPASSPYPNFGSGQDEEMPGLDFFNEARKRFGFLMCEQDLQACQFYLLSGLFYAEALRPVDWWAMLTKASACSAYFWNNVSRDRDEWMLDMQSRLFWITSMFEAVLSQELNLPPSNCLQLEEHIALPKFISARDIASFGSFRYPGDDPFFHYHFLSQLAHRLILTRARNSLFHFNPTADYPPEPVEDELIRQLEQWRERLPPMLQFDPKSPLTNAESPSDALVTAWLHARYFVARYHIGRPLLHRALERPSSLTEGHLRKCRDAISAVLAWSSVIQVTDSMRSCNPLKFFVCCQIFGQICVVFALSVSPYPYIRDIVSDVDKRWTTFALGYLEACSFYSPAIEQDFKIAKILCEDIGKN, via the exons ATGAAATTCCTGCACGTGGACCATCCGGAGTTTATCATCCTTCCCCGGTCATCTCAACCATCGCCAAGAACTAGAACACTACAGAGAAATCGAAATTGCATGgcagaaagagaagagagcaGTCCTGCTCTCGAGGCACATGCCTCTGATGAAGGGCCTCCTTCTAAACGACAGCGCGGCTTCATCGCGAGACAG GCATGCGAATACTGTCGCCAAAAGAAAACAAGATGTGATGAAGATTTCCCATGTGGACTCTGCAAGTCTCTCGGTATTCAGTGCAAATTTACTCAGCGGAAAGCGACGCG AAACGAAGCATCGCTGGGAATGATCGTTAACATTCTCCGTCGTATCGAGGGTAAAATTGACGATGGAAAAAAGCAAGACTCTTCCAATCCTCCAGAAGCTGCTCGTATCCTCTCTACAGCTCTCCGTCCCTTCAACCCAAAATCTCCCGCCAACTCAAGTGAGGTTCTCGGCGTACCTTCGTTTCTGCTTCAACGTCGCGACACAGTTGTTGAGTCTCCTTCTGCAGCAACAAACGATCCTAGCCCAGCAATATCCTTCAGCGCGCACCAAGTCCTCTTCTGGCCTGCTCTACAAGCTGCGCTCCCTGAATCTGTGAAGCTGATGTGTCAGATGAACGGCGCAGTGTATTCGACGCGCTTGGAAGCTGCGAGACCAAAACTGCCGCATGCGACGTCTGCAGATATGTCTCCTGACTGGCTTTCTAAACTGAGTATCGCAACATTGAAGGAGTTGTCTGATGTCTATTTCACAACATTCAATCTTGCAACGCCTATCTTGGACCAGAAGACATATTTTCAGCGGACACTGGGTGTAGCCATTGACGGCAACTTTGGCATTTGCATCGAAAGTTGTATAGTTCTTGTGGTTATGGCATTGGGACTGATGGGACAAAGAGCCATGCGAGAAGCGGGTTTTCTGCCGACACCTGCATCCAGTCCTTATCCCAATTTTGGCAGTGGCCAGGATGAAGAAATGCCTGGGCTAGACTTTTTCAACGAAGCAAGAAAAAGATTTGGATTTTTGATGTGTGAGCAGGATCTCCAGGCGTGCCAATTCTATCTTTTGTCGGG GTTGTTTTATGCAGAAGCTCTTCGACCAGTGGACTGGTGGGCAATGCTGACCAAGGCAAGTGCATGCAGTGCATACTTCTGGAACAA TGTATCAAGAGACCGAGACGAGTGGATGCTCGATATGCAATCCCGTCTCTTCTGGATAACAAGCATGTTCGAAGCCGTCCTCTCACAAGAACTGAATCTCCCGCCCAGTAACTGCCTTCAACTAGAAGAGCATATCGCTCTGCCAAAGTTCATTTCTGCACGGGACATTGCCTCCTTTGGCTCATTCCGCTACCCTGGCGATGACCCGTTTTTCCACTATCACTTTCTATCGCAACTTGCGCATCGTCTTATTTTGACAAGAGCACGGAACAGCTTATTTCACTTCA ATCCAACGGCTGATTATCCGCCTGAGCCCGTTGAGGATGAACTCATTCGTCAGCTGGAACAATGGAGAGAAAGGTTGCCGCCTATGCTGCAGTTCGACCCAAAGTCACCTTTGACGAACGCTGAATCTCCTTCTGATGCGCTAGTAACCGCTTGGTTGCATGCCCGATACTTTGTCGCAAGATATCACATCGGTCGACCTCTACT ACACCGCGCTTTGGAAAGGCCATCTTCACTCACCGAAGGCCATCTTCGAAAATGCCGCGATGCCATAAGTGCCGTGTTGGCATGGTCTTCCGTCATCCAAGTTACCGACTCGATGAGAAGTTGCAACCCCCTCAAGTTTTTCGTGTGCTGCCA aATATTCGGCCAGATCTGCGTCGTGTTCGCGTTAAGTGTATCACCGTACCCTTACATCCGTGACATCGTGTCTGATGTGGACAAGAGGTGGACCACCTTTGCTTTGGGATATCTCGAAGCATGCTCATTTTACAGTCCAGCTATTGAGCAGGACTTTAAGATTGCCAAAATTCTCTGCGAAGATATTGGGAAAAATTGA
- a CDS encoding hypothetical protein (SECRETED:SignalP(1-20)), producing MRSFVAFAALALSAADLASAGPCKPRPTTTADTTTLATTADTATLVPTATTETSASDADATTLPEPPTNQPIVNSCKGGGMTDLTVFNLQGDVKANGDDGYTADGSQDHACAQLSAQSTGGTRKRQDAGEVAAIGQDLSGLNTRTKYTVQFYYRVATPPTGDTDCSIEAYIGNLRFFDAGIFANGASPGYNQVLVSTSVPAAQGELNIKTTCTNGGSASVLVDSIFMSNQVTPENIDNYRLDFGDGQIREPANQPATTVGTQAPATTQDGAATGTEDAEATTTAAGGNGNNSAQPTTTGQDGEETSQPTQGSGSQSTTSAAGNDNDATTQTQGSGSQPTSATQGSGSDATTETQGSGSQPTTATQGTGSDTTSVTQGSGSQPTSASQGSDATTQTQGSGSQPTTVTQGSDATTASGDSTETKTDSAETKTSDAASEQTQSSDAETRTNTAGSDQTQTQTASSQGTQSSAPASEQTEATSVATTTAPVDAESTTAPVAAESTTASVDAQSTTAPAGTDSTSVAVVDEAATTTTATTGNESTSAPVDESATTTTAPADSESTTAPVDSESTTAPAGTDSTSIAVDESATTTTAPADSESTSASVSESVATTTATSGAESATTTDASVTESATSTDASVVSESLITTTTTAGTESTSAPVISESSATSSSTPDETTTSSSSEATQAFVARAEPARTKCVDGSNAVENGNFDNAAAEWTFAGSAVAVDDEGLGPRAHTIGSYGVGFTGPDSGSFSQTISGLEVGERYYLSYAYYVATGDSPSENDCSIKVTFGTDEVESFDPVQDSEARDGYRNRIYQVSPSSEDSELSFELSCNNNPDTFNLMMDDIYLVRCDE from the coding sequence ATGCGATCTTTCGTTGCCTTTGCGGCTTTGGCCCTTTCAGCTGCTGATCTGGCTTCTGCCGGTCCCTGCAAGCCTCGTCCTACCACCACAGCCGACACAACTACCTTGGCTACCACGGCTGACACGGCCACCTTGGTTCCTACCGCCACAACCGAGACTTCTGCTAGTGATGCTGATGCTACCACTCTACCCGAGCCTCCCACCAACCAGCCCATTGTGAACTCCTGCAAGGGTGGTGGCATGACTGACCTCACTGTCTTCAACCTTCAGGGCGACGTTAAGGCCAATGGAGATGACGGCTACACCGCTGATGGAAGTCAAGATCATGCTTGTGCTCAGCTTTCGGCCCAGTCTACTGGCGGAACTCGCAAGCGTCAGGATGCTGGTGAGGTCGCTGCCATTGGGCAGGATCTCTCCGGTCTGAACACTCGCACCAAGTACACCGTTCAATTCTATTACCGTGTTGCTACCCCCCCTACTGGTGACACTGACTGTAGTATCGAGGCATACATCGGTAATCTTCGATTCTTCGACGCTGGTATCTTTGCCAACGGCGCTAGCCCCGGCTACAACCAGGTCCTTGTCTCCACCAGTGTCCCTGCCGCTCAGGGTGAGCTGAACATCAAGACTACATGCACCAATGGCGGCTCTGCTTCTGTTCTCGTCGACTCCATCTTCATGTCCAACCAGGTCACTCCTGAGAATATTGACAACTACCGCCTTGACTTTGGTGATGGTCAGATTCGTGAGCCCGCCAACCAGCCTGCTACCACTGTCGGTACCCAAGCTCCCGCTACTACTCAAGATGGTGCTGCTACTGGTACCGAGGATGCTGAGGCTACTACCACTGCCGCTGGCGGAAACGGCAACAACTCTGCTCAGCCCACCACTACTGGCCAAGATGGTGAAGAGACCTCTCAACCCACCCAGGGTAGTGGTTCCCAGTCTACCACTAGCGCTGCTGGAAATGATAATGATGCCACCACCCAGACTCAAGGCTCTGGCTCTCAACCCACAAGTGCCACTCAGGGCTCTGGCTCTGACGCCACAACCGAGACTCAGGGATCCGGCTCCCAACCTACCACTGCTACTCAGGGTACTGGCTCCGATACTACCAGCGTGACTCAGGGCTCAGGCTCCCAACCTACAAGTGCCAGCCAAGGCTCTGATGCTACAACCCAGACCCAAGGATCTGGATCTCAGCCTACCACTGTTACTCAGGGCTCTGACGCTACCACAGCTAGCGGTGACTCTACTGAGACCAAGACCGATAGTGCCGAGACAAAGACTAGCGATGCCGCCTCAGAGCAGACTCAGAGCTCTGATGCTGAGACGCGCACCAACACTGCTGGTTCCGACCAGACCCAGACCCAGACTGCTTCCTCTCAGGGTACCCAGTCTAGTGCACCCGCGTCTGAGCAGACTGAAGCCACTTCTGTTGCTACAACCACTGCCCCTGTTGACGCCGAGTCTACTACCGCCCCTGTTGCCGCCGAGTCTACTACTGCCTCTGTTGACGCTCAGTCCACTACTGCCCCCGCTGGCACTGACTCTACCTCTGTcgctgttgttgatgaggcTGCTACCACTACCACTGCTACTACTGGTAACGAGTCTACTTCTGCCCCGGTTGATGAATCTGCCACTACCACCACTGCCCCTGCTGACTCAGAGTCTACTACTGCCCCTGTTGACTCAGAGTCTACCACCGCCCCCGCTGGCACTGACTCTACCTCTATCGCTGTTGATGAGTCTGCAACTACAACCACTGCTCCTGCTGACTCCGAGTCAACCTCCGCTTCCGTTAGTGAGTCTGTTGCCACCACTACTGCCACCTCTGGTGCTGAGTCTGCCACTACCACCGATGCCTCTGTTACCGAGTCTGCTACCTCAACCGATGCCTCTGTTGTAAGTGAGTCTCTCATTACCACCACTACAACTGCTGGTACCGAGTCTACTTCCGCTCCTGTAATCAGCGAGTCCTCAGCTACTAGCTCCAGCACTCCTGATGaaaccaccacctcctcttcctccgaGGCCACTCAGGCCTTCGTTGCTCGCGCTGAGCCTGCTCGCACCAAGTGTGTCGACGGCAGCAACGCTGTTGAGAACGGTAACTTCGATAACGCCGCTGCTGAATGGACCTTTGCCGGAagtgctgttgctgttgatgatgagggaCTTGGCCCCAGGGCCCACACCATCGGCTCCTACGGCGTTGGGTTCACCGGACCCGACAGCGGCTCTTTCAGTCAGACCATCAGTGGCCTCGAAGTTGGCGAGAGGTACTACCTCAGCTACGCCTACTACGTCGCCACCGGTGATAGCCCCTCCGAGAATGATTGTTCGATCAAGGTCACCTTCGGCACTGACGAGGTTGAGTCTTTCGATCCTGTCCAGGATTCTGAGGCCCGTGACGGATACCGCAACCGCATCTACCAAGTCTCTCCCAGTTCCGAGGACAGCGAGCTCTCGTTTGAGCTTAGCTGCAACAACAATCCTGACACCTTCAATCTCATGATGGACGACATCTACCTTGTCCGCTGCGACGAGTAA
- a CDS encoding hypothetical protein (TransMembrane:2 (o6-26i284-305o)): protein MFSALTATVGLLIVYIICTSIYYIAFHPLASIPGPKICGITRIPYWLVALKGEDVQWMKSLHDKYGPVVRFGPTDVSYAAAQAWSDIHGPKDSEKAQEFSVQPVNGVPSMLTTDVENHTRMRRLFSPAFSERALKQQEPLFQKYSDLLMYKISEVGENGAKPVEMCQLLNFTTFDVMAELCFGDHLNLLATNEYSPWVRSIFESLKMLPIASMINYYPILNALFTRFEPKSVTQQRISHCKHAEDRVNRRLENGSDQPDVWNLALGAKEGKGITVKEMHSNAELFMLAGSETTATLLSGCLYYLLSCPDKMDILLKEIRGKFTKADDITFERLAELKYMNACIKEALRVYPPVPIGSPRVVSPGGQQILGKFIPADTRVSVHHWSTYRSEVNFKDANRFVPERWLKTEAKYAGDALEAHQPFGFGPRNCLGQNMAMHEMRLILATLLFNFDFELSEESRNWADQRAFALWIKNPLMIRATPVTTHARLNI from the exons ATGTTCAGCGCTCTGACTGCCACGGTAGGGTTGCTTATCGTCTACATCATTTGCACAAGCATTTACTACATCGCATTTCACCCGCTAGCTAGTATACCCGGTCCTAAGATTTGCGGCATTACAAGGATTCCTTATTGGCTGGTGGCTCTCAAAGGCGAAGATGTGCAATGGATGAAATCTTTGCACGACAAGTATGGACCTGTTGTTCGATTTGGTCCGACAGACGTAAGCTATGCTGCTGCTCAGGCGTGGAGCGACATTCATGGGCCGAAGGATTCTGAGAAGGCACAGGAGTTTTCTGTTCAGCCAGTGAATG GTGTTCCTAGCATGCTTACAACTGACGTCGAGAACCACACACGCATGCGTAGGCTCTTCTCTCCTGCGTTTTCTGAGCGCGCATTGAAGCAACAAGAGCCTCTCTTCCAGAAGTACTCGGATCTTCTCATGTACAAAATCTCAGAGGTCGGTGAAAATGGAGCTAAGCCAGTCGAGATGTGTCAGTTGCTTAATTTTACAACATTCGATGTTATGGCTGAACTCTGTTTTGGAGACCACCTGAATCTTCTTGCCACGAATGAGTACAGTCCTTGGGTAAGGTCAATCTTTGAGTCGCTGAAGATGTTGCCGATTGCATCCATGATCAACTACTACCCGATTCTCAACGCGCTGTTCACCCGATTCGAGCCCAAGTCTGTTACACAGCAGCGTATCTCACACTGCAAGCATGCGGAAGATCGTGTTAATCGCCGGTTAGAAAATGGGTCTGATCAGCCTGACGTTTGGAACCTTGCATTAGGGGCAAAAGAGGGCAAGGGAATTACTGTCAAGGAGATGCATTCTAATGCAGAGTTGTTTATGCTCGCTGGTTCTGAGACTACAG CTACACTTTTGAGCGGCTGTCTCTATTATCTTCTCAGCTGTCCTGACAAGATGGACATCCTCCTCAAGGAAATTCGGGGCAAGTTCACAAAAGCAGACGATATCACATTCGAGCGCTTGGCAGAGCTCAAGTACATGAATGCTTGCATTAAAGAAGCTTTGCGTGTCTATCCTCCGGTCCCTATCGGTAGTCCCCGTGTCGTTTCCCCGGGTGGCCAGCAAATCCTCGGCAAATTCATCCCGGCTGACACACGTGTATCGGTTCACCACTGGTCAACATACCGCTCCGAGGTCAATTTCAAAGATGCTAATCGATTTGTTCCTGAGAGATGGCTCAAGACGGAAGCCAAGTATGCTGGTGATGCCCTCGAAGCACACCAGCCGTTTGGGTTCGGGCCACGCAACTGCCTTGGTCAGAATATGGCGATGCATGAGATGAGACTCATTCTCGCAACGCTTCTGTTTAACTTTGATTTCGAACTATCTGAGGAGAGCAGGAATTGGGCAGATCAAAGGGCCTTTGCCCTGTGGATTAAGAATCCTTTGATGATTCGCGCCACGCCGGTGACTACGCACGCCAGACTGAATATTTAG
- a CDS encoding hypothetical protein (TransMembrane:7 (o28-46i67-91o111-134i146-166o193-215i227-248o260-284i)), translating into MAQSMTGEQIKALVDALPPLEPKDLGPAVQGFALAFGITSVVVLCLRIYVRAGLSDVSPRLLGLEDYLAILSTLLFIPAIVFSILTTRYGVGSHDVNIPSPLYLVQATEYQTYWEILYFISSTIIKCAIGLTCIRIDIRRRITIPIYINMAIMIIVTILALAYVFANCTPFAATWNPALGTCQKQISLQTVSYIVSAIQMATDWACAIIPCFIVAELQMTRRRKVSAIAILGLGVFASVATCIRMPYLKYYDVAKYPNETAYHLAVISITSNVECCLGMIACSLPPLRKLFKFYYGSSHEGNYQITGESDRAGNSNLGIRLDSVHGQRGKFHASAQKDTARTRDNETDDDNSSSRGIIRKTEITVSSSDFRV; encoded by the exons ATGGCTCAATCCATGACGGGAGAGCAGATCAAGGCTCTAGTTGATGCTCTGCCCCCTTTAGAACCAAAAGACTTGGGACCGGCAGTTCAGGGGTTCGCATTGGCTTTCGGCATCACTAGTGTCGTTGTGCTATGCCTTCGAATTTACGTTCGCGCGGGATTATCTGATGTATCACCACGGCTTTTAGGCCTTGAGGATTACCTAGCAATTCTATCGACC CTTCTGTTCATACCGGCTATAGTCTTCTCCATTCTCACGACACGGTACGGCGTCGGATCCCACGATGTCAACATCCCATCCCCGCTATACCTAGTACAAGCCACCGAATATCAGACCTACTGGGAGATCTTGTACTTCATCTCGTCAACCATTATAAAATGCGCCATCGGGCTTACGTGTATCCGAATCGATATCCGAAGACGAATAACCATCCCTATTTATATTAACATGGCAATTATGATCATCGTGACCATTCTCGCCTTAGCATATGTCTTTGCCAACTGCACACCATTTGCAGCGACTTGGAACCCGGCTTT GGGAACATGCCAGAAGCAGATTAGTCTACAGACTGTTAGCTACATCGTCTCAGCCATACAAATGGCAACGGATTGGGCATGCGCCATTATCCCCTGCTTCATCGTAGCAGAACTGCAGATGACAAGGCGCAGAAAAGTCTCTGCTATTGCCattcttggccttggtgtTTTCGCAAGTGTCGCTACTTGTATCCGTATGCCATATCTGAAGTACTACGATGTTGCAAAATATCCGAATGAGACAGCAT ACCATCTTGCAGTCATCAGCATCACCTCCAACGTCGAATGCTGTCTGGGAATGATCGCATGTTCGTTACCACCTCTACGGAAACTATTCAAATTCTACTACGGTTCTTCTCACGAGGGCAACTACCAGATCACGGGCGAA AGCGATCGCGCAGGCAACTCCAATCTTGGCATAAGACTCGACTCAGTTCATGGTCAGAGAGGAAAGTTCCATGCTTCGGCCCAAAAAGATACCGCACGTACTCGAGACAATGAAACGGATGACGATAATTCTAGCAGTAGGGGGATTATCCGCAAGACGGAGATTACTGTTAGCTCTTCAGATTTTCGCGTCTAG